One Nesterenkonia populi DNA window includes the following coding sequences:
- a CDS encoding glycosyltransferase — translation MAAAASPLFVGHTRFSVHQFGSRYFNATREGDTGARFSEDEYTAWLYSAERLNPRTEIFTELTLPQLAIAAEGFNVVHYVSFSPSLPREHREALETAAAKYSFLALNETTEVVSSTPSKKLIRAAAQKHGLTDGPVGLYRLDDDDVLSTNYFHRMAPYVTSKHIGWWVSQGLGMASIRLGDRFVYARQYYYPKSAFGPLCIAGYQDGEVTHARAPKHTIMDHTNPTILDSREPAYFHIRHRGQDSTLGGKPEPFYPEAMLRIRSQGPADLDQVRTLFPLLADRVTTSPGIEGEAVTLAESTTLGMEELSATWGRPGAMALLLDFKDKRQIKRDELSVKFNISSEGSDISCEEIKEFFASAKVYPEADGTFVAYVPFQRTGLGYLLPLEPPKGAQIEALSLHTHGQEPLFLRRLVAFPL, via the coding sequence GTGGCAGCCGCTGCTTCCCCACTTTTTGTGGGCCACACTCGCTTCAGCGTTCACCAGTTTGGATCACGCTACTTCAACGCCACCCGCGAGGGCGACACCGGCGCTCGTTTCAGCGAAGACGAGTACACCGCATGGCTCTACAGCGCAGAGCGACTGAACCCTCGGACCGAGATTTTTACTGAGTTGACGCTGCCGCAACTCGCCATCGCCGCGGAAGGCTTCAACGTAGTGCACTACGTGTCTTTCTCGCCATCACTCCCAAGAGAACATCGTGAGGCGCTAGAGACAGCAGCAGCCAAGTACAGTTTTCTGGCGCTGAATGAAACGACAGAGGTTGTTTCCTCGACTCCCTCAAAGAAGCTCATTCGCGCTGCAGCACAAAAGCATGGACTCACAGACGGCCCAGTAGGCCTATACCGTCTGGACGATGACGATGTGCTTTCGACCAATTATTTTCACCGAATGGCGCCTTATGTCACGTCCAAGCACATTGGCTGGTGGGTCTCACAGGGCCTGGGCATGGCCTCAATCAGACTCGGTGACCGCTTCGTTTACGCTCGTCAGTACTACTACCCTAAGAGCGCGTTTGGTCCTCTTTGCATCGCTGGTTACCAAGACGGGGAAGTCACGCATGCGCGGGCACCGAAGCACACCATCATGGATCACACCAACCCGACAATCCTTGATTCGCGCGAACCCGCTTACTTCCATATTCGTCACAGGGGACAAGACAGCACCCTTGGCGGCAAGCCTGAACCGTTTTACCCCGAAGCGATGCTGAGGATCCGAAGCCAAGGCCCCGCAGACCTCGACCAGGTTAGGACTCTCTTCCCTCTGCTCGCGGACAGGGTGACGACCAGCCCCGGCATAGAAGGAGAAGCTGTCACTCTTGCAGAATCAACTACCCTGGGAATGGAAGAACTGAGCGCAACTTGGGGCCGCCCGGGAGCGATGGCCCTCCTCCTAGATTTCAAGGACAAAAGACAGATCAAACGTGACGAATTGAGCGTAAAATTCAATATTTCGAGTGAAGGTTCAGATATTTCTTGCGAGGAGATTAAAGAGTTCTTCGCCTCCGCCAAAGTATATCCTGAGGCCGACGGTACTTTTGTTGCCTATGTCCCCTTCCAGCGAACCGGCCTTGGCTATCTCCTTCCACTTGAACCCCCGAAAGGGGCCCAAATAGAGGCATTGAGCCTTCACACGCATGGTCAAGAACCGCTGTTCCTCCGCCGCCTGGTGGCGTTTCCCCTATGA